In the Helicobacter cetorum MIT 99-5656 genome, AATTTTGATTTCTGGAAATGGTGCATATGTGGGGTATGTGCATTACTATAAAGGTAAATTTAACGCCTATCAAAGAACCTATGTATTAGATAATTTTAGCGAACATATTATATTTGTAAAATATTTTTTAACAATATTTTTACAATCTCATATTCAAATAAATAGAAATGAAGGCAACACCCCTTATATTGTAATGACAACTTTAAAAGATTTTGAAATCCTTTTGCCCCCTTTAGACGAACAAAAAGCTATCGCTACAATTTTAAGCGATTTAGATAAGGAAATCACAAGCCTTAAACATAAAAAAATGAAGTTTCAAAATATTAAAAAATCTTTAAACAATGATTTAATGAATGCTAAGATTAGGGTTTAAGAGATTTTAAACTTAAAAAAGTGAGTTTCCCATAAAGAAGACTCCCCAAAAAGGGAAGCCCCCTTGAAAAGATTTATCGCTTCATTAAAAGCACTACCTTAAACTCGTAAAAAGAGAATTTAAAGTATAATACTCTCCAAGGGGTTTTGCCACTTTTTTTCATGGCTCACTCCTAATAGGGAAAATTTACCCCCTAACTCTTCTAAAAACTAGGGGGTAACTCAAATTTTACAAAACTTCTCCTTAAGATAAAGAAAAAAGAAAATGACAAGCCTTACAAAAACTTATAATGATTTAAATGCTCTCCCCTACAAGGAAAAGTAAATTTTAAAGCGCTAAACTTAGCATTCTATTAAGGAGTTGGTATGAAGATCACCACAGAAAGAAAGACACAAAATAAAGTGATAGAAACTTTTAAAAGCATGGGTTATGACTATTTGGGGGTTTTAAGAAATAGTGATAATGAAAATATTAACAAAGAAATCTTAAAAAAATGGCTCTTTAAACATCAAAAGATAGACGCAAATATTTACAATAAAATTGAGCAAGAAATCACTAACGCCTTAAAAGATGATTTATATGATGCGAATAAAAAGTTTTATGAGCTTTTAGTTTATGGGGTGAAAATAAAAGCGAGTGTGAGTGAAAAACATCAAACTTTTTGGCTCATTGATTGGAAAAATATTTCTAATAATGAATTTTATGTGGCTGAAGAAGTGAGCGTTAAAGGAAAAAACACCAAACGACCTGATATTGTGCTTTATGTCAATGGGATAGCTTTAGGCGTATTAGAGTTAAAAAAGTCTAATAGGAGTGTAGAAAGGGGGATTAGACAAAATTTAGACAACCAAAAGAAAGAGTTTATTAGAGATTTTTTTAAAACTATCCAGCTAGTTATGGCAGGCAATGAAAGCCAAGGGTTAAGATATGGCGTTATAGAAACTAAAGAAAAATACTATCTTTCTTGGAAAGAAGAAAATGATAAAAAAGATTTGTTTGAGAGCATTAAATGCTTTTTAAACAAAGAGAGATTTTTAGAATTTATCAGTGATTTTTTAATTTTTGATAAGGGGCAAAAGAAATGCGCGAGATTTCATCAGTATTTTGCGATTAAAAACACTCAAAAATTTATCCATAGAAAAGAAGGGGGCATTATTTGGCACACACAAGGCAGTGGCAAGAGTCTCACTATGGTATGGCTTGCTAAATGGCTAAGAGCGAATAAAAAACAAGCCAGAATTTTAATCATTACAGACAGAACAGAACTAGATGCTCAAATTCAAGGGGTGTTTAGTGGGATAGGAGAGAGAATTTATCGCACACAGAGTGCGAGAGATTTATTGAGCGTATTATCTGAAAACAAAGAATCCTTAGTTTGTTCATTGATTCATAAATTTAAAGATAATGACTCAGATGTTTTTAAAAAGCAACCTATCTTATACGAATGGATTGTTTTAGTAGATGAATGCCATAGAACTGAAAGTGGCAAATTGCATAAAGCCATGAAAAGCTTGCTTCCTAATGCGATTTTTATAGGATTTAGTGGCACGCCTTTATTAAAGCAAGATAAACAAACCAGCTTAGAAGTGTTTGGTAGCTATATTCATTGCTATAAATTTAATGAGGCAGTTGATGATAAAGTGGTGCTAGATTTATGCTATGAGGCTAGAAATGTAGAGCAATATGTCAATAACCCTAAAAAGCTAGATGAATATTTTGAGCTAAAAACACAAGGATTAAATGATATAGCTAAAACACAGCTGAAAAAAGAATGGGCTAACTTACAAAAAGTCTTTTCAACCAAAGAGAGATTAGAATGTATTGTGCAAGATATTTTAATGGATATGCAAAAACTCCCTAGATTAAGGAATGATAAGGGCAATGCTATGCTGGTGGCTGAGAGCGTTTATAATGCGTGCAGATATTTTGAACTCTTCTCAAACACAGAATTAAAAGACAGCATAGCCGTAATTACAAGCTATGAGCCAAATATTGCCGACATTAAAGATTGTGGGAGCAATGAAAGCGAAGAGAGTTATAAATACAAAACTTACTCTAAAATGCTGCAAAACTTTTTTAATGAAAAAGATGAGAAAAAAGCCCTTAATAGAATCAAAGAGTTTGAAGAAAAAGCTAAAGAGCGTTTTATTAAAGAGCCTCATAGAATGAAACTACTCATTGTAGTAGATAAGCTATTGACCGGCTTTGATGTGCCAAGCTTGACTTATTTATATATTGATAAAAACATGCAAGACCATGGGCTTTTTCAAGCAGTATGCAGGGTCAATAGATTAGATAGAGAAGATAAGGATTTTGGCTATATCATAGATTATAGAGATTTGTTTAAAAGCCTACAAAAAGCGCATTTTGATTACACTAATGAAGTTTTTAAGGACTATGAAAAGCAAGATATTGAAGGGCTACTCTCTAACAAATCCCAAAAAATTAAGAAAAAATTAGAAGAGACAAGAGAGCAATTAAAGGCGCTTTGCGAAGAAGTGAAAGAACCCAAAGATGAAACAGATTATATCGCTTATTTTTGTGGGGATAATTTAGAACAAAATGTTAGGAAAAGGCAATTATTCTATAAACTTGTAGGTGCGTTTATAAGAATGTTTATAGAATTAAATAATTTAGAAAAGCCTATCTATTCTAAAGAAGAAATGCGAGAGATTAAAAAAGAAGTAGAGTCTTACAAATACTTAAAAGAAGTCATCAGTCTATCTGGTGGGGAAGCCATAGATTTAAAAAGCTATAATGAAGATATGCGTAGAACCTTAGACGCTTATATCAAAACCCATGATAGCGAAGTATTAATAAAGATAGAAAATCAAGGGCTATGCGAAGTTTTAGCCCATACAGATATTAATGCGTTTAATAAAGGGCTGTCTAAAGTATTTAAAAACAAAAACTCTATGGCAGAGACCATAGCAAATAACATTAGAAAACTTATTTTAGAAAAAGAGGCGAGCAACCCAAAATATTACGAAAAATTATCTTCAATTTTAAAAGACTTGATCAATCAGCTTAAAGAAAACAAATTAGAATATTTAGAATACTTAAAACAAATCAAAGATTTAGCTAGTCAAGTGATTACAAAGCAAGGCAATCATTATCCTAAAAGCTTAAACACTAATGCCTTAAAAACTCTCTATGATAATTTGGAGCAAAATGAAGATTTGGCATTAAAAATAGATGAGTGCATAAGGGATAATAAAAAGGCTGATTGGATTGGTAATTCTATCAAAGAAAAAAAGCTTAAATATGCCCTAAGCGAAATAATCAATGATAAGAATTTGCTAGAAAAAATCTTTGATTTAGTAAAAAATATAGATGAGTATAGATGAATACCCATCGTTTAATTGTAGGCAATATAGACATTATCGTAGAAAGAAAAGATATTAAACATTTACATCTTAGCGTTCGCCCGCCTAATGGCTTAGTGCATGTGTCTTGCCCTTTAAAATTAAGCCTTGAAAGCATTAAACTTTCTTTAATCACTAGACTTTCTTGGATAAAAGAACAGCAACAAAATTTTTTAAACCAAAACAGACAAAGCAAAAGAGAAATGCTAGAAAAAGAAAGTCATTATCTCTTTGGCAAACGCTACCTGCTCACAATTAAGAATACCACTCAAAAACACTTTGTTCTTCAAACCCCCAAGCATTTGATTTTGCATGTCAATAAAAATACAAGCCCAAAGAATCGCCAAAAAGTGCTAGAAAATTATTACAGACAGGCACTAAGAGAAAAAATACAAACTTATATAAATAAATATGAAAAGATTTTAGATGAAAGCATACAAAGCTTTAAAATCCAAAAAATGAAACGCATATGGGGAAGTTGCAACATATCTAAACGAACCTTACTTTTTAATTTGGAGTTAGCAAAAACATCTAATGAGTGCATTGAATATGTGGTAGTGCATGAATTATTGCATTTAAAAGTGCGTCATCATAATGAATATTTTAGAGATTTATTAAGTTCATATTTGCCTAATTGGCAAAGGGCTAAAGAAAAATTAAAAGAGACCTATTTGGAGTGTCCTTAAAATTCAAAATCCTATTTT is a window encoding:
- a CDS encoding type I restriction endonuclease subunit R, translating into MTTERKTQNKVIETFKSMGYDYLGVLRNSDNENINKEILKKWLFKHQKIDANIYNKIEQEITNALKDDLYDANKKFYELLVYGVKIKASVSEKHQTFWLIDWKNISNNEFYVAEEVSVKGKNTKRPDIVLYVNGIALGVLELKKSNRSVERGIRQNLDNQKKEFIRDFFKTIQLVMAGNESQGLRYGVIETKEKYYLSWKEENDKKDLFESIKCFLNKERFLEFISDFLIFDKGQKKCARFHQYFAIKNTQKFIHRKEGGIIWHTQGSGKSLTMVWLAKWLRANKKQARILIITDRTELDAQIQGVFSGIGERIYRTQSARDLLSVLSENKESLVCSLIHKFKDNDSDVFKKQPILYEWIVLVDECHRTESGKLHKAMKSLLPNAIFIGFSGTPLLKQDKQTSLEVFGSYIHCYKFNEAVDDKVVLDLCYEARNVEQYVNNPKKLDEYFELKTQGLNDIAKTQLKKEWANLQKVFSTKERLECIVQDILMDMQKLPRLRNDKGNAMLVAESVYNACRYFELFSNTELKDSIAVITSYEPNIADIKDCGSNESEESYKYKTYSKMLQNFFNEKDEKKALNRIKEFEEKAKERFIKEPHRMKLLIVVDKLLTGFDVPSLTYLYIDKNMQDHGLFQAVCRVNRLDREDKDFGYIIDYRDLFKSLQKAHFDYTNEVFKDYEKQDIEGLLSNKSQKIKKKLEETREQLKALCEEVKEPKDETDYIAYFCGDNLEQNVRKRQLFYKLVGAFIRMFIELNNLEKPIYSKEEMREIKKEVESYKYLKEVISLSGGEAIDLKSYNEDMRRTLDAYIKTHDSEVLIKIENQGLCEVLAHTDINAFNKGLSKVFKNKNSMAETIANNIRKLILEKEASNPKYYEKLSSILKDLINQLKENKLEYLEYLKQIKDLASQVITKQGNHYPKSLNTNALKTLYDNLEQNEDLALKIDECIRDNKKADWIGNSIKEKKLKYALSEIINDKNLLEKIFDLVKNIDEYR
- a CDS encoding M48 family metallopeptidase, whose amino-acid sequence is MNTHRLIVGNIDIIVERKDIKHLHLSVRPPNGLVHVSCPLKLSLESIKLSLITRLSWIKEQQQNFLNQNRQSKREMLEKESHYLFGKRYLLTIKNTTQKHFVLQTPKHLILHVNKNTSPKNRQKVLENYYRQALREKIQTYINKYEKILDESIQSFKIQKMKRIWGSCNISKRTLLFNLELAKTSNECIEYVVVHELLHLKVRHHNEYFRDLLSSYLPNWQRAKEKLKETYLECP